The following proteins are co-located in the Triticum aestivum cultivar Chinese Spring chromosome 1A, IWGSC CS RefSeq v2.1, whole genome shotgun sequence genome:
- the LOC123043019 gene encoding probable lactoylglutathione lyase, chloroplastic → MARLLSPLPIATTAAVFPSRFRIPAVAPRQALFGGRVGLRVPARLSTRGVSAGAEASGPAARAATVISPEEAVEWVKKDRRRLLHVVYRVGDLDKTIKFYTECLGMKLLRRRDIPEERYTNAFLGYGPEDSHFVVELTYNYGVESYDIGSGFGHFGIAVEDVEKTVELIKAKGGTVTREPGPVKGGKSVIAFIEDPDGYKFELIERGPTPEPLCQVMLRVGDLDRAISFYEKAFGMELLRRKDNPQYKYTIAMMGYGPEDKHAVLELTYNYGVKEYDKGNAYAQIAIGTDDVYKTAEVVRQNGGQITREPGPLPGISTKITACTDPDGWKSVFVDNLDFLKELEE, encoded by the exons ATGGCTCGCCTCCTCTCCCCCCTCCCaatcgccaccaccgccgccgtatTCCCCTCCCGCTTCCGCATCCCCGCCG TCGCGCCGCGTCAGGCGCTCTTCGGCGGAAGAGTAGGGTTGAGGGTGCCCGCGAGACTGTCAACGAGGGGAGTGAGCGCCGGCGCGGAGGCGAGCGGGCCCGCAGCTCGAGCGGCCACGGTGATCAGCCCTGAGGAGGCCGTGGAGTGGGTCAAGAAGGACCGGAGGCGCCTGCTCCACGTCGTCTACCGCGTCGGCGATCTTGACAAGACTATCAA GTTTTATACGGAGTGCTTAGGGATGAAGCTGCTGCGGAGAAGGGACATCCCGGAGGAGAGGTACACCAACGCCTTTCTTGGGTACGGACCAGAGGACTCGCATTTTGTTGTGGAGCTCACTTACA ACTATGGTGTCGAAAGTTACGATATTGGGTCTGGTTTTGGTCATTTTGGAATTGCTGTTGAGGAT GTCGAAAAAACAGTGGAACTTATTAAAGCAAAGGGAGGAACAGTAACAAGGGAACCAGGTCCGGTAAAAGGTGGAAAGTCAGTCATTGCCTTCATTGAAGATCCTGATGGTTACAAATTCGAGCTTATAGAAAGAGGTCCCACACCTGAGCCTTTGTGCCAAGTAATGCTTCGAGTGGGAGATCTTGACCGTGCTATAAGTTTCTATGAGAAG GCATTTGGTATGGAACTTCTTCGCAGGAAAGACAATCCTCAATACAAG TATACCATTGCTATGATGGGATATGGCCCTGAAGACAAACATGCTGTACTGGAGTTGACATACAATTATGGTGTCAAGGAATATGATAAAGGAAATGCTTATGCACAG ATTGCTATTGGTACTGATGATGTCTACAAGACCGCGGAAGTCGTTAGACAAAACGGGGGACAAATAACTCGTGAACCTGGTCCATTACCTGGCATTAGTACCAAGATAACTGCCTGCACAGATCCAGATGGCTGGAAATCA GTATTTGTTGACAATCTAGATTTTCTCAAGGAGTTGGAAGAATGA